The following is a genomic window from Pseudophryne corroboree isolate aPseCor3 chromosome 3, aPseCor3.hap2, whole genome shotgun sequence.
ttgccagcaggactcactgaaaataaaaaacctatttaaacttttacttctaagcagctcaggagagccacctagcttgcacccttctcgttcgggcacaaaaatctaactgaggcttggaggagggtcatagggggaggagccagtgcacaccagctagtctaaagcttttactttttgtgcccagtctcctgcggagccgctattccccatggtccttacggagttcccagcatccactaggacgtcagagaaatggtgatgctggatccactcatagtgaagccccacctctTCAATGGCACGCTGTCTACCCGCTATTTtctatactggctttatgtgtcaGAGTGCATAAAATTGAGTAAGTCCCCTTTTAaagcctgtattgccagtctgggtactgtgtacgctactgtgtactaagtctggagactcagtctgtcccgtgtagaagccgtgcgtctccatacccttatgccgccaaaatggccggcgacctgctaaccgggacgccggcttagtactcataactcttctttcttctggctctgttaggggtggtggcatgctgcgggaatgtatgctcaccgtggtggggtttgcaaatagttccctcaggagctagcgccctgtcagcaggaaacgggaccattaacccatagtggggttgggccattcccccctaagtaccacgaagcaggcaggcagtcctgcatgaaaataacaaactttaaaaataaatgcagaaaacgcttCAGGAGTTTCCAGAGATGACAGGCtcctttgggcacattttctaaacagagtctaataggaggggcagagagggaggagccagcacacgttatgaaacttctatagtgcccatggctccaagtggacccgtatgtacccccatggtactaaatggatcccagtatcccctaggacgtaagagaaaataggattttaattacctaccggtaaatccttttctcgtagtccgtagaggatgctgggatccacattagtaccatggggtatagactggtccaccaggagccattggcactttaagagtttgagtgtgggctggctcctccctctatgcccctcctaccagacagtctagaaactgtgccagaggagacggacatcttcaagagaagaaTTATACACAGAtaggggcaagattcataccagctcacatctacaaggcaaaccaagctaactagcttgaaacccagcaaccgctgaaacattacttaccaagtaacaatgcactacttatctaaaaacaaagttgtactggaccagataaccactgcaggataacgaagcactgggcgggtgcccagcatcctctacggactacgagaaaaggatttaccggtaggtaattaaaaccctattttcttttacgtcctaactctaataaaaataataaaactaaaagaactcctatggagctcccctagctgtgaccggctcatacgggcacgttttctaaactgagtctggtaggaggggcataaagggagaagccagcccacactagcaAACTCTTACACTATCAAACtcaaagtgctaatggctcctggtggatcagtctataccccatggtactaatgtggaccccagcatcctctaggacagtgtttttcaaccactgtgccgtggcacactagtgtgccctgagcagtctccaggtgtgccgccatagaagcacagcaaggccagtcagtgttttgccgctactgaggccctggaacaatcaatactggtgggtttagtggttgtagagccagttctaattttgggcccggtcaGTGttaggctcttctggctttctcagatgtggctcaggcgttacctatggagaagctgcaacatgacatcctaggacattcaactgcaccatgcattaccattatatttgagtgtaccttggcaatatttaaatcttgttcagtgtgccgcgagttgtaaaaggttgaaaatctctgctctaggacgtaagagaaagtgttttttttttttttatgttatacTCATGCTGTTCCATTCCTTTCTTTTTGCATGTTAGAACACTCATCCAAAGAGACCCAACCTTGGGCAGAGGCACTAAGAATCACTTGTGAATTGGAAACAAAACGTTTAATATTATATCTTATTTTAAAGTAAGGCCAATATTCAAATATAGCTTAATTAAATATAGTTCATCTGGTAATATATGCACAGATGTGCACAAAAGCTATTCACCTGAATATTTAACCACAGAACAGAGCCAAACATTCACATTAAGCACAATACAGCTTTTTATTTAGATGCTTAAATGAATACAAAGGGAAAGAAAGATCACAAAATACTACTACAACAGTGTGTCAATATTAGATGGTATAAATGAACATCACTATGTGGAAAACTAAATATACTAATAACCAAAATACAGCATTGTGTTTTGTTTGATACTTTAACACAATACATATTATACAGAATTTTTCCTTAAAAGGTGTCAAAATTTGTAGGCTTGCAAATTTTCTTGCAATAGACATCCCAGTTTAAAGTGCACCTGCCACCTACAGATAGTGGAGGCAGACATTTTTACTGGGCTGAACAAACACTGAACCTATGAAATTCATAAGTTTCAGCACCCACAAACCTTCGCCAGGCCCAAAATGATCGCCTCTACTGCATGCGGGAACCATGTATACTTTAAAATATTACAAATTGGAATTTTAGAAGAGATGTATTAGTTCTTAATGTGGAGGGTGTTCAGGTGATTTGCGGTCGGAGGGTGGGAGAGATCTAGTACAATAGCCCAGATATACGTTATATGACCGGACTTTATTTTGAGATTGTACAGATTATGTGCAAAAACTAAGTTTGTCATAACTCATtttagtttttttgttgtttttgtatgtttttttaactATAGCATTTTCAAGCCTTTCGCTAGATAAACTAGATACAGCGTTAATTACACAGCAGGCCATcactaaataaaaaaacaaaaaaggaccaaaaaaaggaaaaaaaaaactataGTGGGTACACGAGAACATTGTCATAAGTCTCACTTTGAATAAGTCTAAAATACTGTACAAATATACATTTTAACTATTCAGAATGAATACATGACTGAAGAACAAAAATTAGTATCCCAAAATTCTATACACAGTGAGCCAGAATCTTCTATTAGAAGAATCTGTGATGGGTGTCACATAGTTTAGCTGCTGGAAACCACTCAGTGAGGTTTGCTGGTTTCCCTGCAGCAAGTGATTTGTTGTttgtttgcttttttatttttgtaagggggggggggggggggggagggggagaagaaaaacaGAAAAATTACATACTGATGAACATTGATTTAAAGAAAAATTGCCGATAAAACATGTGCATTTTATATCATCCAATGTTGCTTTTCACATTGGCGAGTGCCCAACGCAGAGGATATCACAAGCATTTTAAAGAAATGGTGGAATTCCAGCAGCTGAGATTCCCACATTGCAGGAGACCTACCACTTATGGGCAGTAACAGTTTGAGGGAAGCTTAGCAGTCCTGTTGTAATGAAAATATTTCAGCAGCTACTTGGCTGTACATAGCAGTGGTGTCTAAAAACTTAACCTATACTTCTTGGCTACTGAGTCCTACACCTGGTAGACTGCTGTGCATTGTGTCTGTAACAGCAGTCATGTCAAACTGATCCCCATCTTCACTGTCATTTGTGCTAGTCTGCCATTCCAGTGGCTGATGTGACAAACCTTCCTCCTTTACTGTTGAATTAGTTAATGATGGCGATTTGTCTTTAGACCAAAACTCTTCAGCTTTTTCGAATGCATTTGTTTTCCATTGGGCTTGCTCCTCATCGCTGTCCAAGTGATCTTTCACAATCTCTTTGCTATCTTCTGCATCCTCACTGTGACTGGAATCATTGAGCAAAGTTACAGGCTTTGCAGCTGAAGCTCCGCTATCGAAGACAGTAGGCTTCCAAGAACCAGCTTTGCTATCAGAAAGGGAGGCCTCATTTTTCTTCCCAAGTGGATCCTCAATCTCTTCCTCATTATCAGAATTGTCTAGGATGATTTCATTTGATGTTTCAGAGTGGTTGTTCGCTTTTGACAAAACATTTGAATTTTGGTGTTCTAGAGGTTCCTTGGGCTTTAGTGAAAGACTTGTATCCAGTTCTGAAATAGGGGACTTTACGGGTACTTTAACATCTTTTTCTACAGTCTGCTCACTAGTACTTTCATTTGAGTTCTCTTCATCATTTGCAATACTATCCGAAGAATTAGACTCGTTCATTTTTTTCTTATCCATCGTTTTACTTGCATTAGGTGTGGATTGGGTTTCATCAATATTTTCAAACATCCATTCAGCACCAAATTCCATCTCATGCTTAACTTTATTCAGCTCCCTCATGTTGAAACCAAGCAAGACACTGGGTTTATATCTCTCACAATCTCTAGTGCACTTCTTCCTCTTGTTGCTGAAATGGGATGCAATGTCATTCTTCCATAACCATAAATTGGCTGCCAACTTTTCAATCTCTCTCCTGCTAGGATAGGGCTGCATATTGAAGTAATTTGTAAGGAATGTCTTTCTGGCTTCATAGGAGTCATCTTCATGTCCCCTTGGATCCAGCGCCAAGGCCACCGGCGTTTCAGGCTTATCATCTAAAATGATTGGTGCATCTGGGTCTTCGTCTGGCCTTCTCTTCTTCGCAAGTGCTATTTCCACAAATTCATTTGAACGTTTCATTGCAGGCATTGCTTGGGCTGGATTTATTTTTATTGAGGCTGTCTTATCCTGCCCATTCTGGGTTTTACCAACGCCTCTGCAATGCACAAGGTGCAATGTAATAGTTGATGCAGTCATATTACTTGTGTACACACCCAGACAATGGATGCATTTGTAAGTGAGCTTTTTCTCAACAGGATGGACAGTCTGGATGACTTGATGCCTTTCTCTTAAGTGATGGGCGAGAGCATCAGATATGGGACCTTTCAAGATGGAGAAGCAGAGGGGACAGAGAGTTTTTCCTACATCTTTCTTATATGGCACCGCAGTTTGTGGTAAGTTTTTGACAGCTGGATCCACCTTCTCAACTACTTTTGGTTGCGATttcggaggaggagcagcagcagcagcagcagcaggttgatTCTGCGCATGGTAAGCTACAGATTCAGCTGGAGCGTCCCGTAGGTTGTACGTGGTGACAAGTAAATGGATATTGGTGTGACTTCCCTGCTGTAATGTCAAGTCAAAAGTCAAAGTGGAATCTGTTTTAGGTGCCATTTCTTCATCAGCATGAACCATTCTCATGTGAGCAGCCATTTTCTCTACGTCATTAAAAGTTGATCGACAGTAAGGACAGGATAGGCCATGTATTAGCATGTGATTTAGCAAAGTGTCAGTTGGCAAGTATCGATTACAGTAAAGACATTTGCTTGTGAAGTTGTGTATTTTCATTATATAATTAGccactgctggcaccttttctgcttTGTGCTCCTTCTCAAAGTGGATGCTGTACACATTTTCAGGAAATAACTCgttacagattgtacagattttccaTTTTTGAGTAGATGAAGTAGAGTTTGCAGCAGCAATGGCAGCGGCAGCCGCCGCAGGAGCTGCTACAGAGGGTTTTCCACTCTGTTGAACTAGAGATCGAGAAGCTATATGGGGTGAATTCATGGAAGTTGGCTTAAGATGGCTAGCGGAAAGACCAGAGTTTCCAGGTTGAAGAGAGTACCTTAAAGGAGCTGGCGACCTCTGGTCATTACCAAGAGAATAAGTTCTTACATTCCCACCAGGAAGCATTTGTTTCATTGACTGGGACTGCTGGGGGATAGAAACTGGGGCATTGCCACCCATTCCTAATCTCATCTGCTGCCCCATTGAGTATCCCGTTCCCATTCCTTTGACTCCATAGTTATTCTGCTGCATATGGACATTGGACATCATATTAGAATTCATCGAAGGCTTTGGTATCGTGAGTCTATTCACCATTTGTTGAGAAGGAAGAGGCCGGACATTCCCTGGGGACATTGGACCCATTCTTTGTGGAATACCCAGGTTTTTTTTATCTTGTGGCTTTGGAGCAATCAGCATCAATGGCTTGGATCTAGGGACAACCACGTTTGTGTGCCCAATCATTGCAGTTACTTGATAACCAATGCGCTCGTGGTCTTCAATAACATGCTGGACTAAAGTTTCATAAGTCTTCGGCATAAACAGGCATCGCTTGCAATGAATGCTGCTTTCATTGCTTGGGTTTCCGCCCAAAGGCATGGCACCATTAAGTGATTTGTCACTGGCTTTCGCAACGTACGGTGCCGCAACATGCTGGAAATGTTCCCTGTATATGTGTTTTCTCACCACTTCATAGAGAGGATCTCTGTAAGTGCACTTTTTGCAATAATAAACTGCTTGCTCAACGCTGTCGCCCTGCTTCGGTTTAAGGCTGTCGAACTTGTTTTTATCTTTAAAAGCGCTGTGGACTGGGTTGGGCTGAGGAGCGCTGGGAGCATGGAACACCTTGATGTGCATTTCCAAAGTCTTTCGATCGCCATTATAAGTACAGTACGGGCAATTCAAGAGGATCCGGTTCTCAAAGTCTTCATTGTGGACGTTTCGAAAGTGACTTTTGTAAGCAGAGAAGAACTTTGATGAAAATGGGCACTGACTGCAGCAGAACTGTTTTGTTCGATAATCCtattaaacaaaaataaacaaaaataaaaaatatatcagcAACACTTTAATCATGAATGTTTCTTTCTTTCAAGTCATTTTATACAATGCTTAATTTGTGACCCAAAAAGAACTAAAAAAAAATACTTGCCGTTGGAGACTGATCTCTTGTTGCAACAGTCTGACAGCATGTATGCTTTGCTTTCCAGAGATGGATGCTACTGAATATACTTATTGCTGCTGGGGGTGTCTTGGGCCTCCTGTCAACTTATCTGATCAGCTGCTTCCGAGGACGCAGTATCAGCTCATCTGCATGAACACAGTCCATCTGAGTACCCCTCCGGTTACTCAGGACGGCCGGAGTTTTCATGCTGCCGAGTCCAGTGAAGCTGCGTCAAGGAAACAGTCACTGCCCTTtgcatgcccagaaaacggggCTGGCACACTGGCCGTCGCCACCAGTTACATGCCCCCCAATGACAGCAGCATGTCACTGCGACAGTGGTTGCAGATAGGCAATCTGCGCAGGACGGTGCATGTTCAGATCTAACATCAGAGATGTACAAAAACTAatcaggtttgcatacatctctgaattaggctctaagttACAGTTACAAACTACTACAACGTCCAGCAACTAATAGACATACTGTCCAAAACAACCTACCTCAAACACCTCAGGGAGGTAATACTACAAATTTAAAGTGGAAGCATTAGTTTAGGGAAATTCCCAGAAAGGGACCTGTAGGCAGGGTTGtaaaaaaacgtttttttttaaaACCGTGAAGTGTTTTTCTGTGCATTGCCTGTTTAATGTGTTGGTGTTGTTTATTCTTTAAGACTAACTGTGGTTTTATCCTGTCCTATGGGAATGTTGGGGGAGAAGcttgatgctaggcagatttagcaCCTCTCTTATCTGATTCACCTCCCTATATCTTTGTTGTGTGTGtgatttactgcattggttcagcttacTTAGATGAAGActacaagcaacaagaatgtggaatacCACCAGGGATTCCCTGACAATAGGCTTTTTGTAAGAAGTCACAGTGttgtgcctgtagtcacagcatatttaaaaaaaaaaccaaaaaaaaaaaaaccaccagtgtttttctttttaaaaaccATTTGGTTTTAAACCATGGTTTAAACCAGTCAACCCTGCCTGTAGGTCAAGGTCATATTAATTGTAAGTGTTTACTAAACTCCCCTTCAGTATCAATTTGTACTTAAAGTGCGTGAATAAATGACAATGTTGCAAGAAATCCAAAGATTATGGTTTCATCCACAAATCACTTTATTGTCATCTACTTAGGCAGCATACGTTAACAGTAAGGTTGGGGATGTGATTTTGCATACACTTTAGGCATTGTGTGATTTACACCCACCATCTTTTCAGTCACATCATCAAGAGTTCTTTCCTTCTCCCACACCAGGAGACAGATGCAAAGGAGGTGGTGTGTTGCCCCTAATACAGGGGGTCTAAGGACACTGGTGGGtaggaaggggggaggggaaggTGTGCCACTGGGGATCTATCACCACTAGGAGGGTTCGGGATAATGCCACTGGGGACTTTATCTCCAGCCCTCTAGTATTAATAATCTTATAATGGGGGCCTAAGGATAAGGTGGGGCAAAATACCCCCTAGAAAATGCAACAAAACAATTAGTCGTCacgtcccccctccctccctcctcatgCTCATTACCACCCTCTCATGCCCTGACCAGGCTGCCTCTGTTAATGACCAAGCCCTTTAGTCAGTCAGTTTCCCGGCTGTAACTGCTTAACATTCCACTTTAACTTGCTATAGCCAAACAAACGCTCATTTTACTAAGCCCCTATGGAGGAAATCATGCCTAAAAGTATCATTGGTGAGGAAGCCGCACAGATTCATAGGAGTCATCTTCCCATCATTTTCcgagatccggtctgaagatcgacactgtataggtcgacaatgtttaggtcgacagtcactaggtcgacagggtttctagatcgacatgtgctaggtcgacatgagttttggtttttaattctttctttgaactttttcatacttaacgatctacgattggcggtaatctgtgcagagcgaagcgagacacgttgcccgaagcatggagagcgaagcgagccatgtgtggggacacggtgcactaattcggcttcccggtcactgtatgcagaaaacgacccctcccctccccccaaaaaaacacctcatgccgaactagcacatgtcgaccttccaaacctgtcgacctagtgactgtcgacctatagtggtcgacctagacattgtcgatttgatgatccacaccccattTTCCAGTTCAATTGCTCTAAGTGCAGTTGTTACCCTCAGTAACAGAGTTTTGATCTAATATCCAGCTGCTGTTTACACAAACtagatatgaagcttagaattcaTTAAAACctactagagcaggcatgtccaagctgcggccctccagctgttgtgaaactacacatcccagcatgccctgacaaagttttgctgtcagagaatgctaaagctgtgtcaggacatgctgggatgtgtagtttctcaacagctggagggccgcagtttggacatgcctgtactagAGTAAAATGGAGAAGGGGACCTGTGGGGTGTGCACTCTTAGTATGCTCTCCCTCTGCCCACTATCAGTACAGTATGCAAACTCCTATCATTGGGCTTCAGATAATGGTAGGTGCTAGGGAAGAGAACAACGTTTTAAGGTTGGTGCCAGTTTGCTACTTGGGGCATCTAGAAattactattttatttttaaaataagaGAAGATACATTTGCATTAAGGAACAATGGGGCAGACAAGTCTTTTCAGTTGTTGACCAAGTTCTAGTAAATAGCAAGCAAGTGTACTttattcttaaggggggtacacacggaaagatccgtgcttaaaatctaagcaatcttgctagattgcttagattttaagcacggatctgccgtgtgtatgccctccagcaatagcgatgcgcggggctatcgccggtgctagattgagcctgcatgcaggctcaatctagcaggtcgctcacttcactcacatcgcgctgtgctgagcggggtgagagatgtgtgccgagcggtctgtgttaagatcgctcagcacacatctctcctgtgagTACCCCCCCTTTAGAATACATTGACAAAGGTTTCCTGACTTGCTTTTCGGATGAGGATAAAGGGAAATACACATGGCGAATAGGCCTACATGTTTTTGGTGGGGGGTTTTCTATGAAAATTATTTTCTGGTTGATTTTCATGAAGTCACATAACAAGGAAAACCACTAAATATTGAAACAAACAAATTTAGAGAAAagtaaaaaatttatttttttggataATAGATTAACATTCAAGAACTGTAATCAACATTAAGAGcttaaaaatgagatttatggtaagaacttacctttgttaaatctctttctgcgaggtacactgggctccacaaggattggacaatggggtgtagagtaggatcttgatccgaggcaccaacaggctcaaagctttgactgttcccagaatgcacagcgcctcctcctctataacgccgcctccctgcacaggagctcagtttttagttaaccagcccaatgcagtagcaggaagagagatgacaacggttagtagccacatacaccacactctcacgacaagagaagtgtcagcggctaataccatgccaacccaaagaagctaagtgcgtcagggtgggcgccttgtggagcccagtgtacctcgcagaaagatttaacaaaggtaagttcttaccataaatctcgttttctgctgcggggtacactgggctccacaaggattggacaatggggatgtcctaaagcagttctttatgggaggggacacactgtagcgggcacaagaacccagcgtccaaaggaagcatcctgggaagtggcagtatcgaaggcatagaaccttatgaacgtgttcccggaggaccacgtagccgccttgcacaattgttcaagggtcgcaccacgttgggccgcccaagaaggtccaacagaccgagtagaatgggccgtaatgtgagtaggagctgattgcacatgcttatgtgaaggctggtctatcacaattctaatccatctggccagggtctgcttgtgagcaggccagccacgtttgtgaaatccaaacaaaacaaaagagaatcagattttcgaatagaagcagttctcttcacgtagatacggagagcccgtaccacatccaaagaccgctctttgggagacaaatcaggagaaacaaaagctggaaccacaatctcctgattaaggtggaacgaagaaaccaccttaggtaaatatccgggacgagtcctaagaaccgcccggtcacggtgaaaaatcagatatggggaactacaagtcaaggcacccagatccgacactcttctagcagaggcaatagccagcaagaacaccaccttaagggaaagccacttaaggtcagctgaacccaggggttcaaacggaggctcctgcaacgcctccaaaaccaccgacaagtcccaaggagccacaggcgggacatagggaggctggatacgcaacacaccctgagtgaaagtttgaacatcaggtaaagtcggaatttttctctgaaaccacacagacaaggcagaaatatgaaccttgagggaggccagacgcaggcctaaatctaggccctgctgcagaaaagccaaaagttggctgtactaaacttggaagcgtcataattattagatgcgcaccaaacaaagtaggaatgccagaccctatagtaaatccgagcagaagccgatttccgggcccgcaacatagttttaatgacctcttcagaaaaacccttagccctcaagacggaagcttcaagagccacgccgtcaaagacagccgggctaggtcctggtagacacagggccgtgaacgaggaggtctgggcgttgtggaagcagaagtggacactctgacgataggccctgcaggtctgagaaccagtgccgtctgggccacgccggagctatgagaagcagatttcctttttcttgcttgaacttccgaattaccctgggcaggagtgaccacgtacagcagccgaaacctccacggcaccgccagtgcatccacgaatgctgcttgaggatcccttgttcttgctccgtagaccggaaccttgtgattgtgtcgagacgccatcagatctacatctggaagaccccacttttccactaggagttgaaacacttctggatggaggctccactcgccggcatgcacgtcctgacgactgagaaagtccgcttcccaattcaggactcccagaatgaatattgccgatatggccggtagatggcgttccgcccaacgtagaatccgtgagacttccttcattgctgaacagcttcgagtgccgccttgatgatttatgtatgccacagtggtggcgttgtctgactgtatttgaacaggacggttctgaattaaatgctgggccaggttcaacgcattgaagaccgcccgcaattccagaatgttgatcgagaggagagactcctccttggtccaccgaccctgaagggagtgttgctccagcaccgcgccccaacctcttatacaggcatctgtcgtcaacaggacccagttggatatccagaagggacggcccctgcacaactgtttgtcccggagccaccaacgtagcgacagacggacctccggagtcaatgagatcatgcgagacctgatccggtgaggcaggccgtcccacttggctagaatcagcctctggagggggcgagaatggaattgagcatacttcatgtcgaatgctgagaccatgaggcccagcacctgcattgccgaacgagaaaggaagcaacgaatcctgtcctgaagcttcaggactttctcctgggacaacaaccgctggttgtgagtgtccaatagcgctcccaggtgcaccatgctctgagcagggaccagggaggatttcttccagttgatgagccacccgtgggcttgtagaaaccggaccgtcatatccagatgacacaggagaagttctggggaatttgctaggattaacaagtcgtccaggtacagcagtatcctgaccccttgacggcggagtaccaccatcatcaccgccattactttggtgaagactcggggagccgttgtcaaaccaaaaggtaacgcccgaaactggtaatgaaggttgccaatagccaacctcaggtattgctgatgtgatgctgctataggaatatgctggtaagcatcctgtatatccagggagaccatgtagtccccaggttccaaggccagaactatagaacaaagggtttccatacggaacttggaaaccttcacaaacctgttcaatgccttgaggttgagaatgggccgggaggacctattcggtttcgggactagaaacagcggagaatagtacccccggaccctctgcattcggtggtacagaccctcctgaatacaggagtggtagtacaggtgcctcttgctcagagtgtttgcctttgtctggtccgacgggacgtctgtctggcaaaatcgatgagggggtcggtttctgaaggctacggcgtaaccttgagtgacgacttcccgcaccca
Proteins encoded in this region:
- the ADNP gene encoding activity-dependent neuroprotector homeobox protein, whose product is MFQLPVNNLGSLRKARKTVKKILGDIGLEYCKDHVDEFKQFEPNDFYVKNTSWDDVGLWDPSFTKNQDYRTKQFCCSQCPFSSKFFSAYKSHFRNVHNEDFENRILLNCPYCTYNGDRKTLEMHIKVFHAPSAPQPNPVHSAFKDKNKFDSLKPKQGDSVEQAVYYCKKCTYRDPLYEVVRKHIYREHFQHVAAPYVAKASDKSLNGAMPLGGNPSNESSIHCKRCLFMPKTYETLVQHVIEDHERIGYQVTAMIGHTNVVVPRSKPLMLIAPKPQDKKNLGIPQRMGPMSPGNVRPLPSQQMVNRLTIPKPSMNSNMMSNVHMQQNNYGVKGMGTGYSMGQQMRLGMGGNAPVSIPQQSQSMKQMLPGGNVRTYSLGNDQRSPAPLRYSLQPGNSGLSASHLKPTSMNSPHIASRSLVQQSGKPSVAAPAAAAAAIAAANSTSSTQKWKICTICNELFPENVYSIHFEKEHKAEKVPAVANYIMKIHNFTSKCLYCNRYLPTDTLLNHMLIHGLSCPYCRSTFNDVEKMAAHMRMVHADEEMAPKTDSTLTFDLTLQQGSHTNIHLLVTTYNLRDAPAESVAYHAQNQPAAAAAAAPPPKSQPKVVEKVDPAVKNLPQTAVPYKKDVGKTLCPLCFSILKGPISDALAHHLRERHQVIQTVHPVEKKLTYKCIHCLGVYTSNMTASTITLHLVHCRGVGKTQNGQDKTASIKINPAQAMPAMKRSNEFVEIALAKKRRPDEDPDAPIILDDKPETPVALALDPRGHEDDSYEARKTFLTNYFNMQPYPSRREIEKLAANLWLWKNDIASHFSNKRKKCTRDCERYKPSVLLGFNMRELNKVKHEMEFGAEWMFENIDETQSTPNASKTMDKKKMNESNSSDSIANDEENSNESTSEQTVEKDVKVPVKSPISELDTSLSLKPKEPLEHQNSNVLSKANNHSETSNEIILDNSDNEEEIEDPLGKKNEASLSDSKAGSWKPTVFDSGASAAKPVTLLNDSSHSEDAEDSKEIVKDHLDSDEEQAQWKTNAFEKAEEFWSKDKSPSLTNSTVKEEGLSHQPLEWQTSTNDSEDGDQFDMTAVTDTMHSSLPGVGLSSQEV